From Drosophila suzukii chromosome 2R, CBGP_Dsuzu_IsoJpt1.0, whole genome shotgun sequence, a single genomic window includes:
- the Tsp42Ej gene encoding CD63 antigen has translation MEKSFAITPWKYGLLATCILIVTCNVFFFSCGVVTWGSAVSPYGSYGTALCGVAVFGVAFLGMYVALKESYKYSLYYLIFSGLVIAALGSYLFAFTAMREELMGRFAERMRDLFDRKTHSDDRMQPVHTLFGCCGLEGPQDYLQEEHGALPSSCCYAFDCSKPAHVYEEGCSTKATGNLRMQAELNYFSCMAIIGLEFLGLFTAYYLGKARKHAKTKIKDEETPIND, from the exons ATGGAGAAGTCGTTCGCCATAACGCCTTGGAAATACGGCCTACTGGCCACTTGCATTCTTATTGTG ACGTGTAACGTGTTCTTCTTTTCCTGCGGCGTGGTCACCTGGGGTTCGGCGGTCTCACCCTACGGCAGCTATGGAACGGCCCTTTGCGGGGTGGCAGTGTTTGGAGTCGCCTTCCTGGGCATGTACGTGGCCCTGAAGGAGTCCTATAAGTACTCCCTATAC TACTTGATTTTCAGTGGTCTGGTAATAGCCGCGCTGGGCTCGTACCTTTTCGCCTTCACGGCGATGCGGGAGGAGCTGATGGGCAGGTTTGCGGAGCGCATGCGCGACCTGTTTGACCGGAAGACGCACAGCGACGACAGGATGCAGCCGGTGCACACTCTCTTCGGCTGCTGCGGCCTGGAGGGACCGCAGGACTATCTCCAGGAGGAGCACGGAGCCCTGCCCAGCAGCTGCTGCTACGCCTTCGACTGCTCCAAGCCGGCGCACGTCTACGAGGAGGGCTGCTCCACCAAGGCAACCGGCAACTTGAGGATGCAGGCGGAACTCAACTACTTCAGCTGCATGGCAATCATTGGCCTCGAG TTTTTGGGCTTGTTCACTGCTTACTATTTGGGCAAGGCTCGCAAGCATGCCAAAACCAAGATAAAGGACGAGGAAACCCCCATCAACGACTGA
- the LOC108017768 gene encoding uncharacterized protein, which yields MAKFVRQVFGLFLCLHCVTELHGLFMKFTNVTCESKDLNMGTVEYCELKTLGKNKNSVRLRYSMLKPVFGNIGFHFQLMTKGSERLDGTSNWQPFLYAMNLDLCRFWKNRQNYLARMVFVLIEGHSNLNHSCPYSKEKYIAIDGITNTDVSNQIRGMPLAKGFYALFTKWSTDNITRVLTNFYFEVLSV from the exons ATGGCTAAATTTGTAAGACAAGTTTTCGGACTGTTCCTGTGCTTGCATTGTGTGACAGAGCTCCAC GGACTCTTCATGAAGTTCACCAATGTGACCTGCGAAAGCAAGGACCTCAACATGGGTACTGTGGAGTACTGTGAGTTGAAAACActtggcaaaaataaaaacagtgTACGACTACGCTACAGTATGCTCAAGCCAGTATTTGGCAATATAGGG TTTCATTTTCAGCTAATGACGAAGGGTAGTGAAAGACTCGACGGGACTTCAAATTGGCAGCCCTTTCTCTATGCAATGAACCTTGATTTGTGTCGATTTTGGAAGAACCGTCAAAATTACTTGGCCAGGATGGTGTTTGTTCTTATAGAAGGTCATTCGAATCTAAACCACAGCTGCCCCTATTCG aaagaGAAATACATTGCTATAGATGGCATTACCAATACTGACGTTTCTAACCAGATCCGTGGAATGCCTTTGGCCAAGGGTTTCTACGCATTGTTCACAAAGTGGTCAACAGACAACATTACACGAGTTCTGACCAACTTTTACTTTGAAGTTTTGAGTGTTtga
- the Tsp42Eh gene encoding protein late bloomer isoform X2 codes for MGLDHGEDLAAVLCILLGTVIIVASIFGSVAMAKDSKTLLICYAVLLVLLLIVQFVMVSISYAASRESLPDSLRQGFDELWDLQHDGNSTLNTYEEWLHCCGRNSAEDYLHLDKMPPPSCCLDQDCSNILGLFMDGCENKFKEYVSGKTANFHTLSWFLILFEFAGSVTTCYLVDSIRNHRDRIRFYN; via the exons ATGGGACTGGATCATGGCGAGGATCTGGCCGCCGTGCTCTGCATCCTCCTGGGCACCGTCATCATAGTGGCCAGCATCTTTGGCTCCGTGGCCATGGCCAAGGACTCCAAGACCCTGTTGATCTGT TATGCAGTTCTTTTGGTCTTACTACTGATAGTTCAGTTTGTGATGGTCAGCATAAGTTATGCCGCCAGTCGAGAGTCTCTGCCGGATTCTTTGAGACAGGGATTCGATGAACTGTGGGATTTGCAGCATGATGGCAACAGCACTCTAAACACTTACGAGGAGTGG CTACACTGCTGCGGTCGCAACAGTGCCGAGGACTATCTCCACCTGGACAAGATGCCTCCCCCGAGCTGTTGTCTCGATCAGGACTGCTCGAATATCTTGGGTCTCTTTATGGACGGGTGCGAAAACAAGTTCAAGGAGTATGTCAGCGGAAAGACCGCGAACTTCCACACCCTAAGTTGGTTCCTTATACTCTTTGAG TTTGCCGGCTCGGTGACCACCTGCTACCTAGTAGACAGCATTCGCAATCATCGCGACCGCATACGATTCTATAATTAA
- the lbm gene encoding protein late bloomer, which yields MGCATTSVKITSIVLNAILGFLAAGAIGWIAFNADTETEEFVIAAYIACSVILVFALLGIFAAIRESVALTATSAVFLLILAIPQIVSTLLFLHQYEAKSGQEVVELAWQANNMDALQQKHECCGKSSAQDYIHLSQQIPPSCYADLKQVPDHLYLEGCIEKLQSFYESDKLRFIIVSWVLVAFELICFALAVFLAISFKNKQRRMEF from the exons ATGGGCTGCGCCACGACCAGCGTTAAGATCACCTCCATCGTTCTGAATGCCATTTTAGGG TTTCTGGCGGCCGGGGCTATAGGATGGATTGCCTTTAATGCGGATACGGAGACCGAAGAATTCGTCATAGCTGCCTACATAGCGTGCTCGGTCATCCTGGTATTCGCTTTGCTTGGAATCTTTGCGGCCATTCGGGAATCGGTGGCTCTGACAGCAACG AGTGCCGTGTTCCTGCTGATCCTGGCCATTCCGCAGATCGTGAGCACCCTCCTGTTCCTCCACCAGTACGAAGCGAAGAGCGGCCAGGAGGTGGTGGAGCTGGCCTGGCAGGCCAACAATATGGACGCACTGCAGCAGAAGCACGAGTGCTGCGGCAAGAGCAGCGCCCAGGACTACATCCACCTCAGCCAGCAGATCCCGCCCAGCTGCTATGCAGATCTCAAACAGGTTCCCGACCATCTTTACTTGGAGGGGTGCATCGAGAAGCTGCAGAGCTTCTATGAGAGCGACAAGCTGCGCTTCATCATAGTGTCCTGGGTTCTGGTGGCCTTTGAG TTAATCTGCTTCGCCTTGGCCGTTTTCCTGGCAATTAGTTTTAAGAATAAGCAGCGGCGCATGGAGTTCTAA
- the Tsp42Ei gene encoding tetraspanin-36: protein MGLGATTVKHVLLLLNFVFSVLGLALIAFGIYFLISAAENAVSIGENVAGGLIIGLGVVILIIAIFGCLAAIHEAPVRLLIYVGAVVLLILSQLLFLSMASLGTKDGISGSINEGFDRLWEAERNQTGALGYYESWLQCCGVNSSEDYWIIHHGIPSSCCLDNKCLDSKDRVYKPGCKAEFVKYLDDKLLVFKIVCWLLVIGETVGAVFGWLLYSSVKNQSRRNNAVWM from the exons ATGGGTCTGGGCGCCACTACAGTGAAGCATGTGCTGCTCTTGCTCAACTTCGTGTTTTCC GTGCTCGGTCTGGCGCTGATCGCCTTCGGAATTTACTTTTTGATCTCCGCCGCCGAGAATGCAGTCAGCATTGGTGAAAATGTGGCCGGTGGCCTGATCATTGGCCTGGGCGTTGTCATCCTGATCATTGCGATCTTCGGCTGCCTGGCCGCCATCCACGAGGCTCCTGTCAGACTGCTGATC TACGTGGGTGCGGTGGTGCTCCTGATCCTCTCCCAACTCCTGTTCCTCAGCATGGCCTCCCTCGGCACCAAGGACGGAATCTCGGGAAGCATCAACGAGGGCTTCGATCGCCTCTGGGAGGCGGAACGGAACCAGACGGGTGCCCTGGGCTACTACGAGAGCTGGCTGCAGTGCTGCGGAGTTAACAGTTCCGAGGACTACTGGATCATCCATCACGGCATACCGTCTAGTTGCTGTCTGGACAACAAGTGCTTGGACTCAAAGGACAGGGTTTATAAGCCCGGATGCAAAGCCGAATTCGTCAAGTATCTGGATGATAAGTTACTGGTATTCAAAATCGTCTGCTGGCTGCTTGTCATCGGAGAG ACTGTGGGAGCTGTTTTCGGTTGGCTGCTCTACAGCAGCGTTAAGAATCAGAGCCGACGCAATAATGCCGTCTGGATGTAA
- the LOC108017765 gene encoding tetraspanin-18B produces the protein MGCSTGCVKCFLITLSTLNALSGLLLIAIATLALLEDPLAYIVFLYGLGGVIFVSAILGCCGICLENVCITATYGFLLLGQLIISFFGFKFRKEYILKFVKEKVQITWNEELVEPGAMDFYQELYSCCGRDSPDDYVDIGRETLPSSCYPQWNTQEIHYQDGCALKTSKIFVGLFGVAKGLNWIAVATTVPMVLGAFYLVRRFRKQRIRYSY, from the exons ATGGGTTGCTCTACTGGTTGCGTTAAGTGTTTTCTCATCACCCTCAGTACTCTGAACGCG CTTTCGGGACTATTACTGATAGCCATTGCTACGCTTGCCCTCTTGGAAGACCCTCTTGCTTACATCGTATTCCTATATGGACTGGGAGGCGTTATCTTCGTCTCCGCAATTCTGGGATGCTGCGGAATCTGCCTGGAGAACGTGTGCATAACCGCAACG TACGGATTCTTGCTGTTGGGCCAGCTGATAATAAGCTTTTTCGGCTTCAAATTCCGTAAGGAATACATTCTGAAGTTCGTCAAAGAGAAGGTTCAGATAACATGGAACGAGGAGCTGGTCGAACCTGGTGCAATGGACTTTTACCAGGAATTG TATTCGTGTTGTGGACGTGATAGCCCCGATGACTATGTGGACATTGGTCGGGAAACCTTACCTTCAAGCTGTTATCCCCAGTGGAATACCCAGGAGATCCACTATCAAGACGGATGCGCCCTGAAGACCAGTAAGATCTTTGTGGGTCTTTTCGGCGTTGCAAAGGGCCTTAACTGGATTGCAGTGGCTACAACT GTTCCCATGGTGCTTGGTGCCTTTTATTTGGTCAGACGATTCCGCAAGCAGCGCATTCGCTACAGCTACTAA
- the Tsp42Ek gene encoding protein late bloomer has product MGCTTGCVKCFLNTLNTLNALSGLLLIAIATLALSKAPLAYIVFLYGLGGVIFVSAILGCCGICQENVCMTATYGFLLLGQLIISLLGIFGFKFSEEYIEKFAKEEVQIKWNEELVEPGAMDIYQTLYECCGRDSPDDYVVIGRETLPSSCYPQGNTQKIHYQDGCALKTSQNYVTLFSYANDSNWMAVVITVLMVFGAFYLVGRFRKQRIRYSY; this is encoded by the exons ATGGGTTGCACTACTGGTTGCGTTAAGTGTTTTCTCAACACCCTCAATACTCTGAATGCG CTTTCGGGTCTATTGCTGATAGCCATTGCTACGCTTGCCCTCTCGAAAGCCCCTCTTGCCTACATCGTATTCCTATATGGACTGGGCGGCGTTATCTTCGTCTCCGCAATTCTGGGATGCTGTGGAATCTGCCAGGAGAACGTGTGCATGACCGCAACG TACGGATTCTTACTGTTGGGACAGCTGATAATAAGCTTGCTGGGCATTTTCGGTTTTAAGTTTAGTGAGGAATACATTGAGAAGTTCGCCAAAGAGGAGGTTCAGATAAAATGGAACGAGGAGCTGGTGGAACCTGGTGCAATGGACATTTACCAGACATTG TATGAGTGTTGTGGACGTGATAGCCCCGATGACTATGTGGTCATTGGCCGGGAAACCTTGCCTTCAAGCTGTTATCCCCAGGGGAATACCCAGAAGATCCACTATCAAGATGGATGCGCCCTGAAGACCAGTCAGAACTATGTGACTCTTTTCAGCTATGCAAACGACTCCAACTGGATGGCAGTGGTCATAACT GTTCTCATGGTGTTTGGTGCCTTTTATTTGGTCGGACGATTCCGCAAGCAGCGCATTCGCTACAGCTACTAA
- the Tsp42El gene encoding protein late bloomer has protein sequence MGCATGTLKYSLFLFNALWAILGILVLVFAGLGWGAMPDQYAIGILVLGGIILLTSLFGCCGAVRESPRMLWTYVSLLLVLLVLTVAFMFLSPKDVFKKYALQTVETHWEKEQNEPGSMDYIQRMYSCCGRESPRDYLNNQFWNNTVPNSCCKNDSCVNPLNLFVQGCLSRVEEAFEDEQSTLSYFEWGLLGFDAVILLLAAVLAIHYTNRQRRYNY, from the exons atgggTTGCGCAACGGGCACCTTAAAGTATTCGCTGTTCCTATTTAATGCGTTATGGGCG ATACTTGGCATCCTTGTGCTCGTTTTTGCCGGACTCGGCTGGGGAGCGATGCCAGATCAGTATGCCATCGGAATCCTGGTCCTTGGCGGCATTATCCTGTTGACCTCTCTGTTCGGATGCTGTGGAGCTGTTCGCGAATCGCCGCGCATGCTGTGGACG TATGTGTCACTGCTTCTGGTATTGCTGGTACTTACAGTGGCCTTTATGTTCCTGAGTCCCAAAGATGTGTTCAAGAAATACGCTCTGCAAACTGTTGAGACCCACTGGGAAAAGGAGCAGAATGAGCCGGGCAGTATGGATTATATTCAGAGGATG TACTCTTGCTGTGGCCGCGAGAGTCCCCGGGACTATCTGAATAACCAATTCTGGAACAACACGGTACCGAATAGCTGTTGCAAGAACGACAGCTGTGTGAATCCCCTGAATCTCTTCGTGCAGGGCTGCCTCAGCAGAGTGGAGGAGGCTTTCGAGGATGAACAATCCACATTGAGCTATTTTGAGTGGGGCCTACTCGGATTCGAT GCTGTCATCCTCCTGCTGGCTGCCGTCTTGGCCATTCACTACACAAATCGCCAGAGGCGATACAACTATTAG
- the Tsp42Eh gene encoding protein late bloomer isoform X1, whose amino-acid sequence MYCSTRLLKYVLCVISGICALGGCLLIWYGAWLLESLSEEQRIMGLDHGEDLAAVLCILLGTVIIVASIFGSVAMAKDSKTLLICYAVLLVLLLIVQFVMVSISYAASRESLPDSLRQGFDELWDLQHDGNSTLNTYEEWLHCCGRNSAEDYLHLDKMPPPSCCLDQDCSNILGLFMDGCENKFKEYVSGKTANFHTLSWFLILFEFAGSVTTCYLVDSIRNHRDRIRFYN is encoded by the exons ATGTACTGCAGCACCCGACTGCTCAAATACGTTCTGTGTGTCATCAGTGGCATTTGTGCC CTAGGTGGCTGCCTGCTCATCTGGTATGGCGCCTGGCTGCTCGAGAGCCTCTCGGAAGAGCAGAGAATAATGGGACTGGATCATGGCGAGGATCTGGCCGCCGTGCTCTGCATCCTCCTGGGCACCGTCATCATAGTGGCCAGCATCTTTGGCTCCGTGGCCATGGCCAAGGACTCCAAGACCCTGTTGATCTGT TATGCAGTTCTTTTGGTCTTACTACTGATAGTTCAGTTTGTGATGGTCAGCATAAGTTATGCCGCCAGTCGAGAGTCTCTGCCGGATTCTTTGAGACAGGGATTCGATGAACTGTGGGATTTGCAGCATGATGGCAACAGCACTCTAAACACTTACGAGGAGTGG CTACACTGCTGCGGTCGCAACAGTGCCGAGGACTATCTCCACCTGGACAAGATGCCTCCCCCGAGCTGTTGTCTCGATCAGGACTGCTCGAATATCTTGGGTCTCTTTATGGACGGGTGCGAAAACAAGTTCAAGGAGTATGTCAGCGGAAAGACCGCGAACTTCCACACCCTAAGTTGGTTCCTTATACTCTTTGAG TTTGCCGGCTCGGTGACCACCTGCTACCTAGTAGACAGCATTCGCAATCATCGCGACCGCATACGATTCTATAATTAA